The following coding sequences lie in one Silene latifolia isolate original U9 population chromosome 5, ASM4854445v1, whole genome shotgun sequence genomic window:
- the LOC141657671 gene encoding S-adenosylmethionine synthase 4 has translation MAAPVDTFLFTSESVNEGHPDKLCDQISDAVLDACLAQDAESKVACETCTKTNLVMVFGEITTKANVDYEKIVRNTCREIGFVSPDVGLDADNCKVLVYIEQQSPDIAQGVHGHLTKRPEEIGAGDQGHMFGYATDETPELMPLSHVLATKLGAKLTEVRKNGTCPWLRPDGKTQVTVEYYNENGAMVPIRVHTVLISTQHDETVTNDEIAADLKKHVISPVIPEKYLDEKTIFHLNPSGRFVIGGPHGDAGLTGRKIIIDTYGGWGAHGGGAFSGKDPTKVDRSGAYVARQAAKSIVASGLARRCIVQISYAIGVPEPLSVFVDTYGTGKIHDREILKIVKENFDFRPGMIAINLDLKKGGNRYLKTAAYGHFGRDDADFTWEVVKPLKWEKPQA, from the coding sequence atggccGCTCCAGTAGACACCTTCCTATTTACCTCAGAGTCTGTGAACGAGGGACACCCCGACAAGCTTTGCGATCAGATCTCTGATGCTGTGCTTGACGCTTGCCTTGCACAAGATGCCGAGAGCAAAGTTGCTTGTGAGACCTGCACCAAGACTAACTTGGTTATGGTTTTTGGTGAGATCACCACCAAGGCTAATGTAGACTACGAGAAGATTGTCCGCAACACTTGCCGTGAGATTGGGTTTGTGTCCCCTGATGTTGGTCTAGATGCCGATAACTGCAAGGTCTTGGTTTACATTGAGCAGCAAAGTCCCGACATTGCTCAGGGAGTCCACGGTCACTTGACCAAGCGCCCTGAGGAGATTGGTGCTGGTGACCAGGGTCACATGTTTGGGTATGCCACTGATGAGACCCCTGAGTTGATGCCTCTGAGCCATGTCCTCGCTACTAAGCTCGGTGCCAAGCTTACTGAGGTTAGAAAGAACGGAACCTGCCCCTGGTTGAGGCCTGACGGCAAGACCCAAGTCACTGTTGAGTACTACAACGAGAACGGTGCCATGGTCCCAATCCGTGTCCACACTGTGCTCATCTCAACTCAGCACGATGAAACCGTCACCAACGACGAGATTGCTGCTGACTTGAAAAAGCACGTGATTAGTCCCGTGATCCCCGAGAAGTACCTTGATGAGAAGACCATCTTCCACTTGAATCCATCTGGCCGATTCGTGATCGGTGGACCTCATGGAGACGCCGGTTTGACTGGCCGTAAGATCATCATTGACACCTACGGAGGATGGGGAGCCCACGGTGGTGGTGCTTTCTCAGGAAAGGACCCAACCAAGGTCGACAGGAGTGGAGCCTACGTTGCCAGACAGGCAGCCAAGAGCATTGTCGCCAGTGGCCTTGCTCGCAGGTGCATTGTCCAGATCTCTTATGCTATCGGTGTTCCGGAGCCATTGTCTGTGTTTGTCGACACCTACGGAACCGGTAAGATCCACGACAGGGAGATCCTCAAGATTGTCAAGGAGAACTTTGACTTCAGACCCGGTATGATCGCCATCAACCTCGACCTCAAGAAGGGTGGCAACAGGTACTTGAAGACTGCTGCATACGGACACTTCGGAAGGGACGATGCTGACTTCACATGGGAGGTTGTGAAGCCCCTCAAGTGGGAGAAGCCCCAGGCCTAA